In the Geobacter sp. FeAm09 genome, one interval contains:
- a CDS encoding ATPase, whose translation MPERDMKRWIESLGISAGEMEKARVRQLLHGGKLTESLLTLGLVSRKQLLEFELQTPKAPATVERTGLQLTFITDLATKHILFMGEFDQQDLAERICLPVNLVDKVMEQLRRAKLVEVLGAGGYSSGTYRYLITDAGKNRAQELLEVCRYVGPAPVSLEDYVRMVDGQTIRLAAIDQKQINEAFAHLVVNPNLLKTIGPAIGSGRSIFLYGPSGNGKTAIAEAIGMVFQDPIFVPYAIYVAGQVITVYDPVTHFPVADEEQDSRADRRWIRVKRPVVMAGGELTLKMLDLNFNQVTKYYEAPLQMKANNGIFLIDDFGRQQIEPKILLNRWIVPLERRVDFMGLHTGMKFTIPFDLLVLFATNIEPGELVDEAFLRRIRYKVRIDHPTIAEYEDIFRRVCEVNGVEFQQSVFAYLTNELYGKSPIPMAACHPRDIIDHLVDQARFHKTKASLTKEAITQAWKTYFV comes from the coding sequence ATGCCGGAACGGGACATGAAGCGATGGATCGAATCTTTGGGGATTTCCGCCGGCGAGATGGAAAAGGCTCGCGTGCGCCAGCTCCTGCATGGCGGCAAGCTGACGGAAAGCCTGCTGACGCTGGGGCTCGTTTCCCGGAAGCAGTTGCTCGAATTCGAGCTGCAGACGCCCAAAGCACCGGCGACTGTCGAGAGGACCGGCTTACAGCTCACTTTTATTACCGACTTGGCAACGAAGCACATCCTGTTCATGGGCGAATTCGACCAGCAGGACCTGGCGGAGCGGATCTGCCTGCCGGTCAACCTTGTGGACAAGGTGATGGAGCAGTTGCGCCGGGCAAAGCTTGTGGAGGTTCTTGGCGCCGGTGGGTACTCTTCGGGGACCTACAGATACCTGATCACCGATGCGGGTAAAAATCGCGCCCAGGAGTTGCTGGAGGTCTGCCGCTATGTCGGTCCGGCACCGGTATCCCTCGAGGACTACGTCAGGATGGTGGATGGCCAGACCATACGCCTGGCGGCGATAGACCAGAAGCAGATCAACGAGGCCTTCGCCCACCTGGTCGTCAACCCGAACCTGCTCAAAACAATCGGGCCGGCAATCGGTTCCGGCAGGTCGATCTTTCTCTATGGCCCCTCGGGAAACGGCAAGACGGCCATTGCCGAAGCGATCGGCATGGTCTTTCAGGACCCCATTTTTGTCCCGTATGCGATCTATGTGGCCGGGCAGGTAATTACGGTCTACGATCCGGTCACCCATTTCCCGGTCGCCGATGAAGAGCAGGATTCGCGCGCCGACCGCCGCTGGATACGGGTAAAACGCCCCGTTGTCATGGCAGGGGGCGAGCTGACTTTGAAAATGCTCGACCTCAACTTCAACCAGGTGACCAAGTATTATGAAGCACCTCTACAGATGAAAGCCAATAACGGGATCTTCCTCATCGATGACTTCGGCAGGCAGCAGATCGAGCCCAAAATCCTCCTCAATCGCTGGATCGTACCGCTTGAAAGGAGGGTTGACTTCATGGGCCTGCACACAGGCATGAAATTCACCATCCCCTTCGATCTGCTGGTCCTGTTTGCGACCAATATCGAGCCCGGCGAGTTGGTCGATGAGGCATTTTTACGGCGCATCCGTTACAAGGTGCGCATCGATCACCCGACCATCGCCGAATATGAGGATATTTTCAGGAGGGTCTGCGAGGTCAATGGGGTTGAATTCCAGCAATCCGTCTTCGCCTATCTCACCAACGAGCTGTACGGCAAATCGCCGATCCCGATGGCGGCCTGCCATCCGCGCGACATCATCGATCACCTCGTCGATCAGGCCCGATTCCACAAAACCAAGGCATCCCTGACGAAGGAGGCCATTACCCAGGCATGGAAAACCTATTTTGTCTGA
- a CDS encoding PaaI family thioesterase yields MHEEAPRYSQPIAKDAPLPVHLPDWIALAPFETYLGMSIDEAGDGRAVLSMPFRVAHCQGAGLMHGGAITSLADTALAIAIKTLLPEGTHFATIEMSMTFKHPVRWGTIRGIAEVTGRNERDITGAVAIVDETGVTAATCTAHFRVKRQHSAPPTKGSHDTPPHH; encoded by the coding sequence ATGCACGAAGAAGCCCCCCGCTATTCGCAGCCCATTGCCAAAGACGCTCCCCTCCCCGTTCACCTGCCGGACTGGATAGCCTTGGCCCCATTCGAAACATACCTGGGAATGAGCATCGACGAAGCCGGCGACGGCAGAGCGGTTCTTTCCATGCCGTTTCGCGTGGCCCATTGCCAGGGCGCGGGGCTCATGCACGGCGGGGCCATAACCTCGCTGGCCGATACGGCCCTCGCCATTGCCATCAAGACCCTCCTGCCCGAGGGGACCCACTTTGCAACCATTGAAATGTCCATGACCTTCAAGCACCCGGTCCGTTGGGGGACAATACGGGGGATTGCCGAGGTGACCGGCAGGAACGAGCGGGATATTACCGGCGCGGTGGCCATCGTGGACGAAACGGGGGTTACGGCCGCCACCTGCACGGCCCATTTCCGCGTCAAGCGGCAGCACAGTGCGCCCCCCACCAAAGGTTCGCACGACACCCCACCCCATCACTAA